The following are encoded in a window of Gossypium raimondii isolate GPD5lz chromosome 13, ASM2569854v1, whole genome shotgun sequence genomic DNA:
- the LOC105783924 gene encoding actin-related protein 8 isoform X2, producing MATLLRKVWESVSARSSSTSHSPLQLTSSSATSSDSSLGPCFDSIPLDILLQILRLVGPKDAIKLGCVSRAWRSLVSDNRLWIYFLQYYQGHDDPWDSVFFAELNLRTFPSRTGELSFMRIYGQRAQVSGSVIIDGGSGYCKFGWSKYACPSGRSATFLEFGNIESPMYARLRHFFGTIYSRMQVKPSTQPIVLSIPICHYDDTDSAKASRRQLKDAIHTVLFDMNVPAVCAVNQATLALFAARRTSGIVVNIGFQVTSVVPILNGKVMRKVGVEVIGLGALKLTGYLKELMQQNNINFESLYTVRTLKENLCYVAADYKTELSKDTRASMEVPAMGWFTLSKERFQTGEILFQPRIGGVRAMGLHQAVALCMDHCHAAELTCDDTWFKTIVLSGGTACLPGLAERLEKELHETLSPSLANGLRVIPPPHGPDTAWFGAKFISNLSTFPGTWCIRKKQFRRKSRANIMW from the exons ATGGCTACGCTGCTCCGGAAAGTCTGGGAGTCTGTCTCCGCTCGTTCTTCTTCCACCTCCCACTCACCTCTCCAGTTAACTTCTTCTTCAGCCACTTCATCCGACTCATCGCTCGGACCTTGTTTCGATTCTATTCCGCTTGATATTCTGCTACAGATACTCCGGCTGGTCGGCCCCAAGGACGCCATCAAGCTTGGTTGCGTTAGCCGAGCCTGGAGATCCCTTGTCTCGGATAATCGCCTTTGGATATATTTTCTCCAATACTATCAAGGCCACGACGATCCCTGGGACTCCGTTTTCTTCGCCGAGTTGAACTTACG AACATTCCCAAGTCGCACAGGGGAGTTATCTTTCATGCGCATTTATGGTCAACGTGCACAAGTCTCTGGTTCTGTTATTATTGATG GTGGTTCGGGCTATTGCAAGTTTGGGTGGAGCAAGTATGCTTGTCCATCTGGGCGGTCTGCAACTTTTCTG GAGTTTGGTAACATCGAATCTCCAATGTATGCTAGACTTCGACATTTTTTTGGCACTATTTATAGCAG GATGCAGGTTAAGCCATCCACTCAACCAATTGTCCTGTCCATTCCAATATGCCATTATGATG ATACAGATTCGGCCAAAGCATCAAGAAGGCAGCTTAAAGATGCCATCCACACTGTCTTATTTGACATGAATGTTCCTGCTGTTTGTGCTGTGAATCAG GCAACATTAGCTCTCTTTGCAGCAAGACGGACATCAGGAATTGTTGTTAACATTGGTTTTCAAGTTACATCTGTTGTTCCCA ttttaaatggGAAAGTTATGCGTAAGGTGGGTGTTGAAGTTATTGGACTGGGAGCATTAAAACTCACAGGATACCTCAAGGAACTCATGCAGCAGAACAATATTAACTTTGAATCATTGTACACCGTGCGGACACTAAAAGAG AACCTATGCTATGTTGCTGCTGATTATAAAACAGAACTATCAAAAGATACTCGAGCATCAATGGAGGTTCCAGCCATGGGTTGGTTTACTTTGTCAAAGGAACGTTTTCAAACTGGAGAGATCTTATTCCAGCCACGTATTGGAGGAGT GCGTGCTATGGGATTGCATCAGGCGGTAGCACTCTGCATGGATCATTGCCATGCTGCAGAATTGACATGCGATGATACTTGGTTCAAGACTATAGTTTTGTCAGGGGGAACTGCATGTTTACCGGGACTAGCAG AGAGGTTAGAGAAGGAACTACATGAGACTCTTTCCCCTTCCCTAGCAAATGGATTAAGAGTCATTCCTCCTCCTCATGGTCCAGATACTGCATGGTTTGGGGCCAAGTTTATCAGCAAC TTGAGCACGTTCCCAGGGACCTGGTGCATAAGAAAGAAGCAGTTCCGACGTAAATCCAGAGCCAACATCATGTGGTGA
- the LOC105783924 gene encoding actin-related protein 8 isoform X1 — protein MATLLRKVWESVSARSSSTSHSPLQLTSSSATSSDSSLGPCFDSIPLDILLQILRLVGPKDAIKLGCVSRAWRSLVSDNRLWIYFLQYYQGHDDPWDSVFFAELNLRSGYPLQTFPSRTGELSFMRIYGQRAQVSGSVIIDGGSGYCKFGWSKYACPSGRSATFLEFGNIESPMYARLRHFFGTIYSRMQVKPSTQPIVLSIPICHYDDTDSAKASRRQLKDAIHTVLFDMNVPAVCAVNQATLALFAARRTSGIVVNIGFQVTSVVPILNGKVMRKVGVEVIGLGALKLTGYLKELMQQNNINFESLYTVRTLKENLCYVAADYKTELSKDTRASMEVPAMGWFTLSKERFQTGEILFQPRIGGVRAMGLHQAVALCMDHCHAAELTCDDTWFKTIVLSGGTACLPGLAERLEKELHETLSPSLANGLRVIPPPHGPDTAWFGAKFISNLSTFPGTWCIRKKQFRRKSRANIMW, from the exons ATGGCTACGCTGCTCCGGAAAGTCTGGGAGTCTGTCTCCGCTCGTTCTTCTTCCACCTCCCACTCACCTCTCCAGTTAACTTCTTCTTCAGCCACTTCATCCGACTCATCGCTCGGACCTTGTTTCGATTCTATTCCGCTTGATATTCTGCTACAGATACTCCGGCTGGTCGGCCCCAAGGACGCCATCAAGCTTGGTTGCGTTAGCCGAGCCTGGAGATCCCTTGTCTCGGATAATCGCCTTTGGATATATTTTCTCCAATACTATCAAGGCCACGACGATCCCTGGGACTCCGTTTTCTTCGCCGAGTTGAACTTACGGTCCGGTTATCCTCTGCA AACATTCCCAAGTCGCACAGGGGAGTTATCTTTCATGCGCATTTATGGTCAACGTGCACAAGTCTCTGGTTCTGTTATTATTGATG GTGGTTCGGGCTATTGCAAGTTTGGGTGGAGCAAGTATGCTTGTCCATCTGGGCGGTCTGCAACTTTTCTG GAGTTTGGTAACATCGAATCTCCAATGTATGCTAGACTTCGACATTTTTTTGGCACTATTTATAGCAG GATGCAGGTTAAGCCATCCACTCAACCAATTGTCCTGTCCATTCCAATATGCCATTATGATG ATACAGATTCGGCCAAAGCATCAAGAAGGCAGCTTAAAGATGCCATCCACACTGTCTTATTTGACATGAATGTTCCTGCTGTTTGTGCTGTGAATCAG GCAACATTAGCTCTCTTTGCAGCAAGACGGACATCAGGAATTGTTGTTAACATTGGTTTTCAAGTTACATCTGTTGTTCCCA ttttaaatggGAAAGTTATGCGTAAGGTGGGTGTTGAAGTTATTGGACTGGGAGCATTAAAACTCACAGGATACCTCAAGGAACTCATGCAGCAGAACAATATTAACTTTGAATCATTGTACACCGTGCGGACACTAAAAGAG AACCTATGCTATGTTGCTGCTGATTATAAAACAGAACTATCAAAAGATACTCGAGCATCAATGGAGGTTCCAGCCATGGGTTGGTTTACTTTGTCAAAGGAACGTTTTCAAACTGGAGAGATCTTATTCCAGCCACGTATTGGAGGAGT GCGTGCTATGGGATTGCATCAGGCGGTAGCACTCTGCATGGATCATTGCCATGCTGCAGAATTGACATGCGATGATACTTGGTTCAAGACTATAGTTTTGTCAGGGGGAACTGCATGTTTACCGGGACTAGCAG AGAGGTTAGAGAAGGAACTACATGAGACTCTTTCCCCTTCCCTAGCAAATGGATTAAGAGTCATTCCTCCTCCTCATGGTCCAGATACTGCATGGTTTGGGGCCAAGTTTATCAGCAAC TTGAGCACGTTCCCAGGGACCTGGTGCATAAGAAAGAAGCAGTTCCGACGTAAATCCAGAGCCAACATCATGTGGTGA